GCTGGAAAGTAACGAGAACCGCGCCGCCTGCGTGATTGCACATGACTGGGGCGGAGCCCTAGCCTGGGGCCTGGCCAACCGCTACCCCAAGCAGCTGCAGCGACTGTTAATTCTTAACTCCCCACATCCCGGTAGCTTTTTACGCGAACTGCAGACAAATCCTGCGCAGCAAACAGCCAGCCAGTACATGCACTTTCTGCGCAGACCAGATGCGCCCACTTTACTGGCTGAAAACCGCTGGCAGCGCATGCTGGGCTTTTTTCAGAACCCCGATGGCAGCCAGCCCGTCTGGCTGACCCCCGAGCTAAAGCAGCAATACCGAGAGCATTGGGACTTGGGCGTGCATGGTGCCTGCATGTTTTACGCAGCCAGCCCGTTGGTGCCGCCCCAGCCCAACAGCAGCGCCGAGGACTTACAGGACATTCGCGGCCTGAGCCTGCCCGATGAAATGCTGCATATCCCCGTGCCGGTGCGCATTCTGTGGGGCGATAGCGATATCGCCCTGCAACCAGCCTTGCTCAATGGGCTGGAACAATGGGTGCCGCAGTTGACGGTGGAGCATTTAAAAGGCTGCAGCCACTGGGTAACGCATGAGCAACCCGAAGCCGTAAGGCGCGCACTGACGGAATTCTTAAAGCAAAACAGCTCCTGAAACAGAAGCTCCTTGCGCATATTCATCAATGGCTAGAGGCCATTTTGAGCATTATTCTTTGGTGTACAGCGATGCCTCGCCATCCGGGCGCGTCTTGAAACGTTTGTGCACCCAGTAGTACTGCGGAACCATGGTCATGATGGCTGCCTCCAGCTCACGGTTCATGCGGGCCGTATCGGCTACATGGTCGTCGGTAGGGAAG
The sequence above is drawn from the Comamonas sp. 26 genome and encodes:
- a CDS encoding alpha/beta fold hydrolase, whose translation is MVTTCMHPLATGITLECRTSGQPGQPLLLFLHGFPEGAFIWDELLEHFGASYRCVAPNLRGYGRSSQPSAISDYRAKHLVDDLAALIALESNENRAACVIAHDWGGALAWGLANRYPKQLQRLLILNSPHPGSFLRELQTNPAQQTASQYMHFLRRPDAPTLLAENRWQRMLGFFQNPDGSQPVWLTPELKQQYREHWDLGVHGACMFYAASPLVPPQPNSSAEDLQDIRGLSLPDEMLHIPVPVRILWGDSDIALQPALLNGLEQWVPQLTVEHLKGCSHWVTHEQPEAVRRALTEFLKQNSS